The genomic interval TGATCCCAGTGCCAGAGCATTGTTATATGGGATTGCAGAATCAAACAGAACGGTACTGGATGGAATTAGCTTTGAAAATAAAGCCTTCTCAGTAGATGTATGGGGAAAAAATGAATACAGTAAAAGAATCCTTTTTGAAGCTCCATTTAAGATAGATATTCAATTAACCGGGGGAGAAAATGATCCGCTGAACATTAAGACCAGCATCTTTAAAAACGATAATTTAGAAGATTTTAATAATCCTTTGGTTGTACAAGTAGCTATTGTTGAAAAAGAAGTAATTATAGGAGCAGACACCTTTCAAAATGTATTAAGAAAAATATTGCCTGATGCTGCCGGAAAACATATTCCCGGACCTTGGATAGCCACAGATAAAGCAAGAATAGAAGTAGTTGAACGAACTTGGCTGCCTGCTGATGTAGCAGCAGCACCCAATAAATTTGCAGTGATTGTTTTTGTTCAAGATGAGAATACCAAAGAAGTATATCAGGCAAAACAGGAATTAATTACAGTTCCTTTGCCTAAAGATCCATCAGGAGGCAGAAATGGAATTCCTACCGGTTGGGATTCAATGCAAGATCATACTATACTAATATCACCAAACCCTGCCTCAAATAAGGTACATATATCATTCACCAGCATTCCGGAAGAGGATTTTATATTGACCGTCTTTGATGCTTTAGGAAAAGTAATTACTTCAAATAAAATTGCAAAAGGCTCAAGTACATACGTTTTGCATACTGGTCGTTATTCAAATGGTTTGTATCTTGTCCAGATGATGAAGGCAGGAACAACTCAAGTAATCAGGAAAAAATTATTTATTGCTCACTAGGTATTACCAGCAAGCAGGTGGTTATCTCTTTCTCAGCACTTTTGGCTTATATTGAGGCATAATATATCCTAAAGACACAGAGAAAGTATTCATAGTGAAGTTATTATCAATATGCAAAAAGTCATAAACAAGGTCAGAATTATATAAACCAGCCGCTCTCTTCTCCGGATTTACTATATTTCTTAATCCATGTGTATACCTGCCTTCTATGGTAATAAGCCCTTTGCCAATTACATTTTTAAGTTTAATACCTGCACCAATAATGGCATTGTAATTTAATCTGTTTCTCATATTTGTAACATTTACCGGCTTAGGATCTAAAGCACGGGCGATACTACCAGTCATAACGTCTATGTCTTTCCTATCCAGATCAGCATTTGAGTGGATGAGATATTGCACAGAACTTCCGATACTAATAAAAGGCACTCTATTTCTATTCTTAGTGAGCACATTATATTTTAATGTAAGGGGTAAGTCTGCCCAGTATTGCGTTTCAGTAAAACTGATTTTTGCAAAATCCATTATTGTGCTTGTTTCTTTATAACCTTTTACAAGCAGATAGAACTCAGGATTAATTGCAAATTGTTTCCAAACCGGAATCTCTGCACTTATACCTGCCTGGTAACCTAACCGGCCATTATATTCTTGCTCAGTAAATGCCTCATTATCCAGGCTAAAGCCTTTAGTTCCATTAATAAAGCTCCAGTTTCCTCCTGCCTTTGCGCCAATCAGAAAAATAGGACGGGTGCGGAAAGTATTGTATAAGTTGATAAATTCAGGGGTATCCCGGTTTTCTGAAGTAGAATCTGCATCAATTGCATATTCAGAATTTAGTTTCAGGAAGTTAAGCATGGCATTTTCTGCCTGTGCCCGCTCATTAAAATAGAGGTAAGTATTGGTAAGTAACTTGTGTGCATCAGCCTCCCGTTCACCTTGCCAGTTTTCCAGGCAATCTTTAAGGATAGTTGGAACATCGTTGATTCTTCCCTCCCGGTAAGCAGTGAGTGCTTTTTCGTACACCGGATCACAATTATTGAGTGTACTCTGGGAAAATACTACAATAGGTAGAA from Rhodocytophaga rosea carries:
- a CDS encoding porin family protein — its product is MEITLPGFSVLHTVRFLAVFVILFLPIVVFSQSTLNNCDPVYEKALTAYREGRINDVPTILKDCLENWQGEREADAHKLLTNTYLYFNERAQAENAMLNFLKLNSEYAIDADSTSENRDTPEFINLYNTFRTRPIFLIGAKAGGNWSFINGTKGFSLDNEAFTEQEYNGRLGYQAGISAEIPVWKQFAINPEFYLLVKGYKETSTIMDFAKISFTETQYWADLPLTLKYNVLTKNRNRVPFISIGSSVQYLIHSNADLDRKDIDVMTGSIARALDPKPVNVTNMRNRLNYNAIIGAGIKLKNVIGKGLITIEGRYTHGLRNIVNPEKRAAGLYNSDLVYDFLHIDNNFTMNTFSVSLGYIMPQYKPKVLRKR